A genomic stretch from Acidobacteriota bacterium includes:
- a CDS encoding serine hydrolase domain-containing protein, whose amino-acid sequence MRSPSLRSVLGCSGAFLVLCGLVAIGALWYFQRTLTNRPDPAAALGDYRPSAVPADLESLNELLLEIRQEHQIPALAAAVGRSAGPLAAGAVGARKAGNPMPVELADRFHLGSCTKAMTATLLALQIQEGRLGWDEPLEEIFPNLSRSFHRDFRPVTLSQFLLHRGGLPGDRKPDLGRMQMLWSLSGPLPDQRRTALKNLLAVAPATPPDNRFEYSNVGYLVAGTAAEKVAGSSWENLMRERIFEPLGMDGAGFGAPGRPGALPDEPWGHRSILGAAVPVEPGVRADNPAVLGPAGTVHAPILDFLRWGLLHLRGARRLADPAIELPPAVFAKLHGDPYGQEYGYGWGVSRDEQGRRVLSHAGSNTAFFAFIRLLPEQDLALVVATNSGQRSAADAGKKTLDRLTEEWAAKAATPDGV is encoded by the coding sequence TTGCGAAGTCCTTCCCTCCGCTCGGTCCTCGGCTGTTCCGGGGCATTCCTCGTCCTCTGCGGCCTGGTGGCGATCGGAGCGCTATGGTACTTCCAACGCACCCTCACCAATCGGCCGGATCCGGCAGCGGCCCTCGGAGACTATCGGCCCAGCGCCGTTCCGGCAGACCTCGAGTCCCTCAACGAGCTGCTCCTGGAGATCCGCCAGGAGCATCAAATCCCGGCCCTGGCGGCCGCCGTCGGCCGTTCCGCCGGACCGCTGGCGGCCGGTGCGGTGGGCGCTCGCAAGGCCGGCAACCCGATGCCGGTGGAACTTGCGGACCGCTTCCACCTAGGCTCCTGCACCAAGGCGATGACCGCCACCCTCCTCGCCCTCCAGATCCAGGAAGGCCGACTGGGCTGGGACGAACCGCTAGAGGAGATCTTTCCCAACCTTTCCCGATCGTTCCATCGGGATTTTCGGCCGGTCACCCTGAGCCAGTTCCTCCTCCACCGCGGCGGCCTACCCGGTGACCGCAAGCCGGACCTCGGTCGCATGCAGATGCTGTGGAGCCTTTCCGGCCCGCTGCCGGACCAGCGCCGCACGGCCCTCAAGAACCTCCTCGCGGTGGCTCCGGCGACACCGCCGGACAACCGCTTCGAGTACTCCAATGTGGGCTACCTCGTGGCTGGCACAGCGGCCGAGAAGGTCGCCGGGAGTAGCTGGGAGAACCTGATGCGGGAGCGGATCTTCGAACCTCTGGGCATGGACGGAGCCGGCTTTGGGGCTCCGGGCAGGCCGGGAGCGCTGCCGGACGAGCCCTGGGGCCACCGCTCGATCCTGGGCGCCGCGGTGCCGGTGGAGCCGGGGGTACGGGCGGACAATCCAGCGGTCCTCGGTCCCGCCGGCACGGTCCACGCGCCGATTCTCGACTTCCTGCGCTGGGGACTCCTCCACCTGCGTGGCGCCCGGCGGTTGGCGGATCCCGCAATCGAGCTGCCGCCGGCCGTCTTCGCCAAGCTCCACGGCGACCCCTACGGCCAGGAGTACGGCTACGGCTGGGGCGTTTCCCGCGATGAGCAAGGCCGCCGGGTGCTGTCCCACGCCGGCAGCAACACCGCCTTCTTCGCCTTCATCCGATTGCTGCCGGAGCAGGACCTGGCCCTGGTGGTGGCCACCAACAGCGGCCAGAGGAGCGCCGCCGACGCCGGCAAGAAGACCCTCGACCGGTTGACCGAGGAATGGGCAGCGAAGGCCGCTACTCCGGACGGAGTCTGA
- a CDS encoding M1 family metallopeptidase, with translation MRYRLQPLVFLAFALLALGCAGGGETPTPPESEGPDRPLLHSFARPGEVTVEHLDLTLAVDFEEKVLSGRASLRLPAGHGAVRLVLDTRDLTIDRITLDDSDAEATFELGEVEGTLGRPLTVEIAPDTGTVHVDYRTDPAAAALLWLGPEQTAGGSEPFLFTQSQAILARTWVPIQDTPAVRFTYSATVRVPPELLALMSAENPSERNDSGEYRFEMPQPIPSYLLALAVGDLAFEALDERSGVYAEPSVVEAAAWEFADIPAMIDAAEALYGPYRWGQFDVLVLPPSFPFGGMENPRLTFATPTILAGDRSLVSLIAHELAHSWSGNLATNADWNDFWLNEGFTTYFEGRLMEEIEGEEVSDMLLALGYQDLLAEVENLTGQETDTHLRLDLAGRDPDDGMTNIAYEKGRFLLRYLEQSVGREAWDGFLRTYFDRHAFRPVTTETLLADLENELLAPGQLEELGVRDWIFGPGIPDTLEVPVSERFEAVDAQLAGWLEGSEIQPQGWSAHEWLRFLRGLPEDTAAERLAALDQAFQLTDAGNSEIAAAWFVRSIDAGYEPAYPAIEDFLKRVGRRKFLVPIYGALAATPEGLERARRIYGEARAGYHAVSQRTLDEMLGDGTSTAG, from the coding sequence ATGCGCTATCGACTGCAACCCCTTGTCTTCCTCGCCTTCGCTCTGCTGGCCCTCGGCTGCGCCGGCGGCGGTGAGACCCCCACTCCGCCGGAGAGCGAAGGGCCGGACCGGCCACTCCTCCACTCCTTCGCCCGACCGGGCGAGGTGACCGTCGAGCACCTGGACCTGACGCTCGCAGTGGACTTCGAAGAAAAGGTGCTCTCCGGCCGTGCCTCCTTGCGCTTGCCGGCAGGCCACGGCGCCGTACGGCTGGTGCTCGACACCCGCGACCTGACCATCGACCGGATCACCCTCGATGATTCCGACGCCGAAGCCACCTTTGAGCTCGGTGAGGTGGAGGGCACCCTCGGCCGGCCGTTGACGGTGGAGATCGCCCCGGACACCGGCACGGTGCACGTCGACTACCGGACGGATCCGGCGGCGGCGGCCCTGCTCTGGCTCGGCCCGGAACAGACCGCCGGCGGCAGCGAGCCCTTCCTGTTCACCCAGTCGCAGGCGATCCTCGCCCGCACCTGGGTGCCGATCCAGGACACCCCGGCGGTGCGCTTCACCTACAGTGCGACGGTGCGGGTGCCGCCGGAGTTGCTGGCGCTGATGAGCGCCGAGAATCCCAGCGAGCGGAACGACAGCGGCGAGTACCGCTTCGAAATGCCGCAGCCGATACCCTCGTACCTCCTCGCCCTGGCGGTGGGCGACCTCGCCTTCGAGGCCCTGGACGAGCGCAGCGGGGTCTACGCGGAACCTTCGGTGGTGGAGGCGGCGGCCTGGGAGTTCGCCGACATTCCGGCGATGATCGACGCCGCCGAAGCGCTCTACGGCCCGTACCGCTGGGGACAGTTCGACGTGCTGGTGCTGCCGCCCTCCTTCCCCTTCGGCGGCATGGAGAATCCCCGTCTGACCTTCGCCACCCCGACCATCCTGGCCGGCGACCGCTCGCTGGTTTCGTTGATCGCCCATGAGCTGGCCCACTCCTGGTCCGGCAACCTGGCGACCAACGCCGACTGGAATGACTTCTGGCTCAACGAGGGCTTCACCACCTACTTCGAAGGGCGCCTGATGGAAGAGATCGAGGGCGAAGAGGTCTCGGACATGCTGCTCGCCCTGGGCTACCAGGACTTGCTCGCCGAAGTTGAGAATCTCACCGGCCAGGAGACCGACACCCACCTGCGCCTCGATCTCGCCGGCCGGGATCCGGACGACGGCATGACCAACATTGCCTACGAGAAGGGCCGTTTCCTGCTGCGCTACCTGGAGCAGTCCGTCGGCCGCGAGGCGTGGGACGGTTTCCTGCGCACGTACTTCGATCGCCACGCCTTCCGGCCGGTGACCACCGAAACCCTGCTGGCGGATCTGGAGAACGAATTGCTGGCTCCGGGGCAGCTCGAGGAGCTGGGAGTGCGCGATTGGATCTTCGGGCCGGGCATTCCGGACACCCTCGAAGTGCCCGTCTCGGAACGCTTCGAAGCGGTGGACGCGCAGCTCGCCGGCTGGCTCGAGGGCTCCGAGATCCAACCGCAGGGCTGGTCCGCCCACGAGTGGCTGCGTTTCCTGCGCGGCCTGCCGGAGGACACCGCCGCGGAGCGCCTGGCTGCCTTAGACCAGGCCTTTCAGCTCACCGACGCGGGCAACTCGGAGATCGCCGCCGCCTGGTTCGTGCGCTCGATCGACGCCGGCTATGAGCCAGCCTATCCGGCGATCGAGGACTTCCTGAAGCGGGTCGGCCGCCGCAAATTCCTGGTGCCCATCTACGGCGCCCTGGCGGCGACCCCGGAGGGCCTCGAGCGCGCCCGGCGGATTTACGGCGAGGCGCGCGCCGGCTACCACGCCGTCTCTCAGCGCACCCTTGACGAGATGTTGGGCGACGGGACGAGCACCGCGGGCTGA
- a CDS encoding squalene/phytoene synthase family protein, protein MNPQPDLDVLLEKTSRTFALSIPLLPEPTRREVTIAYLLFRIADTFEDAAVWPPERRKEALAEFSELLDQPRREQADRLAASWRRAVPSDHAGYLELVAATPTVLKAFEDLSPAAQRIVRHHTLRTARGMADFVDRADASGRLELRTFEDLVDYCYIVAGIVGELLTDLFLLDRPALASLASYLVERAAAFGEGLQLVNILKDSAADAEEGRQFLPDGVSRSQVFTRARTSLVAATEYVRRLQEGGSDRGLVAFTALPVRLAWASLDRVESAGAGAKLTREEVYALAGDLDQCLTEGRPAVAVPTAVL, encoded by the coding sequence GTGAATCCACAACCTGACCTCGACGTTCTTCTCGAGAAGACCAGCCGCACTTTCGCCCTGTCGATTCCGCTGTTGCCGGAGCCGACGCGGCGGGAGGTGACCATCGCCTACCTGCTGTTCCGCATCGCGGACACCTTCGAGGATGCTGCCGTGTGGCCGCCGGAACGGCGCAAGGAGGCGCTGGCCGAGTTCAGCGAGTTGCTCGACCAGCCGCGACGCGAGCAGGCGGATCGCCTGGCGGCGTCCTGGCGGCGCGCCGTGCCGAGCGATCACGCGGGATACCTGGAGCTGGTCGCCGCCACGCCGACGGTGCTCAAAGCCTTCGAGGACCTGTCGCCGGCGGCTCAGCGCATCGTTCGCCACCACACCCTGCGCACCGCCCGCGGCATGGCCGACTTCGTGGACCGCGCCGACGCCTCCGGGCGCCTGGAATTGCGCACCTTCGAGGACCTGGTGGACTACTGCTACATCGTGGCCGGCATCGTCGGCGAGCTGCTGACGGATCTGTTCCTCCTCGACCGGCCGGCCCTCGCCTCCCTCGCCTCCTATTTGGTGGAGCGGGCGGCGGCCTTCGGCGAAGGTTTGCAGCTCGTCAACATCCTCAAGGATTCGGCGGCGGACGCTGAGGAGGGCCGCCAGTTTCTGCCGGACGGGGTCTCCCGCAGTCAGGTCTTCACCCGCGCACGGACCTCCCTCGTGGCCGCCACGGAGTATGTGCGGCGGCTACAGGAGGGCGGCAGCGACCGCGGCCTGGTGGCCTTCACGGCGCTGCCGGTGCGCCTCGCCTGGGCTTCCCTCGACCGGGTGGAAAGCGCCGGCGCCGGCGCCAAACTGACCCGCGAGGAGGTCTACGCCCTGGCCGGCGACCTCGACCAATGCCTGACCGAAGGACGCCCGGCGGTAGCGGTGCCCACGGCTGTCCTTTGA
- a CDS encoding isopentenyl phosphate kinase — MRDLLLIKFGGSLLTDKRRPDTARPEVVTRLARELAAEIARPAAPLVVLGHGSGSYGHVAAARFGLADGWTDPISQRPGIALTQRRAADLHRRVIAALIEAGAAPFSIPPSACTLARDGRPEEMFAEPVARALDLGLLPVVFGDVVLDRSQGVTICSTEAAFGALLRALPPHGYRPARALWLGETAGVLDEAGRTIEQLAALPDGTSSDLPTGVGGAAGTDVTGGMSHRLQTAFDFAAASVPSVIFDGRDPGALARAIRGEEVSGTLITGA; from the coding sequence ATGCGCGATCTCCTGTTGATCAAATTCGGCGGCAGCCTGCTGACCGACAAGCGGCGGCCGGACACGGCGCGGCCGGAGGTGGTGACCCGCCTGGCCCGAGAGCTGGCCGCAGAGATCGCCCGCCCGGCGGCACCGCTCGTCGTCCTCGGGCACGGCAGCGGCTCCTACGGCCACGTGGCCGCCGCCCGCTTTGGGCTGGCGGACGGCTGGACGGACCCCATCTCTCAACGACCGGGCATTGCACTGACCCAGCGCCGGGCGGCGGATCTGCACCGGCGGGTCATCGCTGCGTTGATCGAAGCCGGTGCCGCGCCCTTCTCGATCCCTCCTTCGGCGTGCACCCTGGCGCGCGACGGCCGACCGGAGGAGATGTTCGCGGAGCCCGTCGCCCGCGCCCTCGATCTCGGGCTGCTGCCGGTGGTTTTCGGCGACGTGGTGTTGGACCGTAGCCAAGGAGTGACCATCTGCTCGACGGAAGCGGCGTTCGGCGCTCTACTGCGGGCCTTGCCGCCGCACGGCTACCGCCCGGCGCGGGCCCTGTGGCTGGGGGAAACGGCCGGCGTGCTGGACGAGGCGGGCCGGACGATCGAGCAGCTCGCGGCGCTGCCGGACGGAACTTCCTCCGATCTTCCGACGGGCGTCGGCGGTGCCGCCGGCACGGACGTCACCGGCGGCATGAGCCACCGCCTGCAAACGGCCTTCGATTTCGCCGCTGCAAGCGTCCCTTCGGTGATCTTCGACGGCCGCGATCCCGGAGCCCTGGCCCGCGCCATTCGCGGCGAGGAGGTGTCGGGCACTCTTATCACCGGCGCCTGA
- the mvaD gene encoding diphosphomevalonate decarboxylase: MSEPLKVTVSAPSNIALIKYWGARDLQRVIPWNPSISMTLETCRTTTTAAWEPEGADDGEGDEIWWVDDNGELVPPGEAFVARAQSHLDRLRRWAADAPRAVSGRLRIATRNSFPSAAGIASSASGFAALTLATVRALGAKATPRQLSNLARASGSGSASRSTAGGFVEWPGSQAPADDPWAEAIAPADHWALRDLVAVVETGPKGVSSLDGHLQAESSPHFAQRLRQLPRRLEEVRRGIRERDIERLGPVVEEEAHELHLIAMSSRPPIHYWTPGTVEVLAAVRAMRRDLGLPVWATMDAGANVHVLCPPGYDGEATARLTALPAVRQVLRDRCGTGPRGHEEHLF; encoded by the coding sequence ATGAGCGAACCGCTCAAGGTCACCGTCAGCGCGCCGTCCAACATCGCCCTGATCAAGTACTGGGGGGCTCGGGACCTCCAGCGAGTGATTCCCTGGAACCCTTCGATCTCGATGACCCTGGAGACCTGCCGCACTACCACCACCGCCGCCTGGGAACCGGAGGGCGCCGACGATGGTGAGGGCGACGAGATCTGGTGGGTGGACGACAACGGTGAGCTGGTGCCGCCGGGCGAAGCCTTCGTGGCGCGCGCCCAGAGCCACCTCGACCGCCTGCGGCGCTGGGCGGCGGATGCGCCGCGCGCCGTATCCGGCCGCCTGCGCATCGCCACCCGCAACAGCTTCCCAAGCGCCGCCGGCATCGCCTCCTCGGCCTCGGGCTTCGCCGCCCTGACCCTGGCGACGGTGCGCGCCCTCGGCGCCAAAGCTACGCCCCGGCAACTCTCCAACCTGGCCCGCGCCAGCGGCTCCGGCTCGGCCTCCCGCTCGACCGCCGGCGGCTTTGTCGAATGGCCGGGATCGCAAGCCCCGGCGGACGATCCCTGGGCCGAGGCGATCGCGCCGGCGGACCACTGGGCCTTACGAGACTTGGTGGCGGTGGTCGAAACCGGCCCCAAGGGGGTATCGTCCCTCGACGGCCATCTGCAGGCCGAGAGCAGCCCGCATTTCGCCCAGCGCCTGCGGCAGCTTCCCCGCCGGCTGGAGGAAGTGCGCCGCGGCATCCGGGAGCGCGACATCGAGCGCCTCGGCCCGGTGGTCGAAGAGGAAGCCCACGAGTTGCACCTGATCGCCATGTCGTCCCGTCCGCCGATCCACTACTGGACCCCCGGCACCGTCGAAGTCCTCGCCGCGGTGCGGGCGATGCGGCGCGACCTCGGCCTGCCGGTATGGGCGACGATGGATGCCGGCGCCAATGTCCACGTACTCTGCCCGCCGGGCTACGACGGCGAGGCGACCGCCCGCCTGACCGCCCTGCCGGCCGTCCGCCAAGTGCTGCGCGACCGATGCGGTACCGGTCCGCGCGGTCACGAAGAGCACCTTTTCTAG
- the hmgA gene encoding hydroxymethylglutaryl-CoA reductase (NADPH) → MSKTQSAARMQTPSDDPTGDLVDELTRGSRRFHAMPPGLSADEEARVRREALERITGASLEHIGKYSLDAERAARRNCENFIGAAQIPMGVIGPLRLSGEYVDGDIYAPLATTEAALVASTNRGCAAIREAGGATVRVDKVGMTRAPSFRTSGIEQTREFIAWVEDHEQEIREFTESTSRYLKLLDIRPTYFGTTVFLRFRFDTGDAMGMNMATIACDRVVREVIEPGTGVSCIALSGNYCVDKKPSGINFLEGRGNRVFAEVVIEGPVLRRYLKTTARDLVEAQYRKNLLGSIASASQGFNAHYANMVAAFFLATGQDPAHVVEGSLGVTCIEPRGPEAVYASIYMPDIPVGAVGGGTPLATQSEGLAMLGVAPDPERPGAASGRLAEILAGTVLAGELSLMAAFTSQDLASAHERLGRGGDENAK, encoded by the coding sequence ATGAGCAAGACCCAGAGCGCCGCTCGCATGCAAACCCCCTCTGACGACCCCACGGGTGATCTCGTGGACGAGTTGACCCGAGGCAGCCGGCGCTTCCACGCCATGCCGCCGGGCCTGTCCGCCGACGAGGAAGCGCGGGTGCGACGGGAAGCCCTGGAGCGGATCACCGGTGCGTCCCTCGAGCACATCGGCAAGTACAGCCTCGACGCGGAGCGCGCGGCGCGGCGCAACTGCGAGAACTTCATCGGCGCGGCGCAGATCCCAATGGGCGTGATCGGCCCCCTGCGCCTCTCCGGCGAGTACGTCGACGGCGACATCTACGCCCCCCTGGCGACCACCGAGGCGGCGCTGGTGGCGAGCACCAATCGCGGCTGCGCGGCGATCCGCGAGGCCGGCGGCGCGACGGTACGGGTGGACAAGGTGGGCATGACCCGCGCCCCCTCCTTCCGCACCTCGGGGATCGAGCAGACCCGCGAGTTCATCGCCTGGGTCGAGGATCACGAGCAAGAGATTCGTGAGTTCACCGAGAGCACCAGCCGGTACCTCAAGCTGCTCGACATTCGCCCCACCTACTTCGGCACCACGGTGTTCCTCCGCTTCCGCTTCGACACCGGCGACGCGATGGGCATGAACATGGCGACTATCGCCTGCGACCGGGTGGTGCGCGAGGTGATCGAACCGGGCACCGGCGTGAGCTGTATTGCCCTTTCCGGCAACTACTGCGTGGACAAGAAGCCCTCGGGAATCAACTTCCTGGAGGGCCGCGGCAACCGGGTGTTCGCCGAGGTGGTGATCGAAGGGCCGGTGCTGCGGCGGTACTTGAAGACCACCGCCCGGGACCTGGTGGAGGCGCAGTACCGCAAAAACCTGCTCGGCTCCATCGCCTCGGCTTCGCAGGGCTTCAACGCCCACTACGCCAACATGGTGGCCGCCTTCTTCCTGGCGACGGGACAGGATCCGGCCCACGTGGTAGAAGGCTCCCTGGGCGTGACCTGCATCGAGCCGCGCGGCCCGGAGGCGGTGTACGCCTCGATCTATATGCCGGATATCCCGGTGGGCGCGGTGGGCGGCGGCACGCCGCTGGCGACCCAGAGCGAGGGCCTGGCGATGCTCGGCGTTGCGCCGGACCCGGAGCGGCCGGGAGCCGCCTCGGGACGTCTGGCGGAGATTCTCGCCGGCACGGTGCTGGCCGGCGAGCTGTCCCTGATGGCCGCCTTCACCTCGCAGGACCTGGCCAGCGCCCACGAGCGCCTCGGCCGCGGCGGCGACGAAAACGCCAAATAG
- the fni gene encoding type 2 isopentenyl-diphosphate Delta-isomerase — protein sequence MSVQTPWLASPDQRTGKATGEPAGDQISGGAISGGTGDRKADHIRLALEERMQLDRSFFEDWLFEHNALPEIDRAEIDTSVKFLGRRLRAPLLISCMTGGTEVASEINRNLAIAAERTEIAVGVGSQRKALEEPGTVESFKVREAAPSVPLLANLGAVQLNYGYGIDECRQAVAMIAADALVLHLNPLQEAIQPEGQCDFSSLLEKIAAIAEQLEVPVIAKEVGSGISESLARELVARGVTHLDTAGLGGTSWARIEAARADDVALGDRFAHWGIPTPDSILACRAVPGTTVIGSGGLRNGIDIAKAIALGADLAGMAYPFLAPAMESPENVVHTVERTLRELEIAMFCVGARNISELRQVRITKRSER from the coding sequence ATGAGTGTTCAGACACCGTGGTTGGCCTCGCCCGATCAGCGCACCGGGAAAGCGACTGGAGAGCCTGCCGGCGACCAGATCTCCGGCGGCGCGATTTCCGGCGGAACGGGGGACCGCAAGGCGGATCACATTCGCCTGGCCCTAGAAGAACGCATGCAGCTCGACCGGTCCTTTTTCGAGGACTGGTTGTTCGAGCACAACGCTCTACCGGAGATCGACCGGGCGGAGATCGACACCTCGGTGAAATTTCTCGGCCGTCGCCTCCGGGCGCCGCTCCTGATCTCGTGCATGACCGGCGGCACCGAGGTGGCCTCGGAGATCAACCGCAATCTCGCCATCGCCGCCGAGCGGACGGAGATCGCCGTCGGCGTGGGCTCGCAGCGCAAAGCCCTCGAAGAGCCCGGCACGGTGGAGAGTTTCAAGGTGCGGGAGGCGGCGCCCAGCGTGCCGCTCCTCGCCAACCTCGGCGCCGTGCAGCTCAACTACGGCTACGGCATCGACGAGTGCCGCCAGGCGGTGGCGATGATCGCCGCCGACGCCCTGGTGCTGCACCTCAATCCGCTCCAGGAAGCGATCCAGCCGGAGGGTCAGTGCGACTTTTCCAGCCTGCTCGAGAAGATCGCCGCCATCGCTGAACAGCTCGAAGTGCCGGTGATCGCCAAGGAGGTGGGCAGTGGCATTTCCGAGTCCCTCGCCCGGGAGCTGGTGGCCCGGGGGGTGACCCACCTGGATACGGCGGGCCTCGGCGGCACGAGCTGGGCCCGCATCGAGGCCGCCCGGGCGGACGACGTGGCCCTGGGCGACCGCTTTGCCCACTGGGGAATTCCGACGCCGGATTCGATCCTCGCCTGCCGGGCAGTGCCGGGCACGACGGTGATCGGCAGCGGCGGCCTGCGCAACGGCATCGACATCGCCAAGGCGATCGCCCTCGGCGCCGATCTGGCGGGGATGGCCTATCCCTTCCTGGCGCCGGCCATGGAGTCGCCGGAAAACGTGGTTCACACCGTGGAACGCACCCTACGGGAGCTAGAAATCGCGATGTTCTGCGTCGGTGCGCGGAATATCTCCGAGCTTCGGCAGGTCAGAATTACCAAGAGGTCCGAACGATGA
- a CDS encoding polyprenyl synthetase family protein, with the protein MRETTASGEGTGTLEPGTEEIRGFSQLLDSMRRTLEGALTDWLDPRCDAARAELPEAGDLADQVRRLVLAGGKRLRPALVAFSYRGCGGEDLDAVLPAAMSTELLHTYLLIHDDLMDHADLRRGEPTAHVVFRDHHRRRGWSGDSQEFGRSAAILAGDLAHSWAGEMFSESLLHPATAGRAASVDRCFQAMSKEVIGGQFLELQLALRRQATEDELLDVLRLKSGRYSVERPIQLGALLAGADEATLEALSRYGNLVGEAFQLQDDILGLFGDAATVGKPVGSDLEEGKYTFLIHHALERLDAAGADRIRNALGRSDLPATEGVEVVASIRQSGALDVVLGMVEERLREARRVIADLEFKSPQGKAFLTGLVEHLWERRQ; encoded by the coding sequence GTGCGCGAGACAACTGCTTCCGGTGAAGGCACCGGAACTCTGGAGCCCGGAACCGAGGAGATCAGGGGCTTTTCGCAGCTTCTCGACTCCATGCGCCGGACCCTGGAAGGGGCGCTCACCGACTGGCTCGACCCGCGGTGCGATGCCGCGCGGGCGGAGCTGCCGGAGGCCGGGGACCTGGCGGATCAGGTGCGGCGGCTGGTGCTGGCCGGCGGCAAGCGCCTGCGGCCGGCGCTGGTGGCGTTCAGCTACCGCGGCTGCGGCGGCGAGGATCTCGACGCGGTGCTGCCCGCCGCCATGTCGACGGAGCTGCTCCACACCTACCTCCTGATCCATGACGATCTGATGGACCACGCCGATCTGCGCCGCGGCGAGCCGACGGCGCATGTGGTGTTTCGGGACCATCATCGCCGCCGAGGCTGGTCCGGCGACTCGCAGGAATTCGGGCGCTCGGCGGCGATCTTGGCCGGCGATCTGGCGCACTCCTGGGCCGGCGAGATGTTTTCGGAATCCCTCCTCCACCCGGCGACGGCCGGGCGGGCCGCCTCGGTGGATCGCTGTTTTCAGGCGATGTCGAAAGAGGTCATCGGCGGGCAGTTCCTGGAGCTGCAGCTCGCCCTGCGCCGCCAAGCGACGGAGGACGAACTGCTCGACGTGCTGCGCTTGAAGTCCGGCCGCTATTCGGTGGAACGGCCGATCCAGCTCGGCGCGCTCCTCGCCGGCGCCGACGAAGCCACCCTCGAAGCCCTGTCGCGCTACGGCAACCTGGTGGGCGAGGCTTTTCAACTGCAGGACGACATCCTCGGTCTGTTCGGCGACGCCGCTACGGTGGGCAAACCGGTGGGGTCGGACCTGGAGGAGGGCAAGTACACCTTCCTCATCCACCACGCTCTCGAGCGCCTCGATGCGGCGGGGGCCGATCGGATACGGAATGCCCTCGGACGAAGCGATCTACCCGCCACCGAAGGTGTCGAGGTGGTGGCCTCGATCCGCCAGAGCGGCGCCCTCGACGTGGTGCTCGGGATGGTCGAGGAGCGCCTGCGGGAAGCGCGCAGGGTGATCGCCGATCTCGAGTTCAAGTCACCGCAAGGCAAGGCCTTCTTGACCGGCCTGGTCGAGCACCTGTGGGAGCGCCGGCAATGA